The Magnolia sinica isolate HGM2019 chromosome 3, MsV1, whole genome shotgun sequence genome includes the window tatcgcctcgaacgtgctccaattgcgctcTCAACCATtggcagaacacgtgagtccaagaatcttcatagccagcttttttagagctggatccttctTGTTCGGGTCCACTCTATAGGCAGCCCACCAATCAGCTGAGAAAAGTAGTTTAAGAATAGGTTAGAGTCTTAGTCTTTTAGAGATactttgtagaaaaacttttTTTAAGAGTTTAGTACACAGTTGACAGTACACTAACATTCATTCATAgaagtacttactgggtaatttcattgtccgatgtcttattacgatatcccttgagaatatcccttcactttttgtgtagaagtccagcaaagttgagatcttgtcttgttctcctctatctggaatcattctttccaagacatcaataaatccaaccatatgcatagttagtgcttttgctggatcagcagaagtgaataaacaggctgggttaaggatgtaagcagccgaatacaatggggatgacatttggctgccccatcttctatctataatatctaaaattggcctGTAATCAcagtctctatagttaaaatggttcaTGATCTTATTGTTtgccctctccatcgcatcatatatgtagcccattgcgggcttctcatccccgtccaccaatcgcaacacagtgagtaagggctcggatgattttagcacctttaccacttgagtccaaaaactttgagaaagaattgtttgttgaacccgttttccttcagccttctttgaccaaggcccacttgtaaaatcggccgacactacaaagcttttAAGTTCTGATTTCTTTACATGTAgcttttgtagtgttaaaaaggctgtaaCGAAATGGCTGActgctggacgtagcaagttacccctaatgtgttttctcattctactaagaagaagggcgtgtttgtacataaagaccgggattcttctagcccttgcaatcacatttataaataatctacatatatcttctaacataagatcaatacaatgggccgcacaggggGTTTAAAATAAATGTTGCCTCTTCTTTATAAGAAGACGACTGACCATTACATACGAGGCTGCgttatctgtaattacttgtacaacGTAGTCCTCACCTATTacttcaactacactatctagtaagtTAAATAAATATTCTCCTGTGTGTGAATGGCCCGACGCATCTactgacttcaagaacattgtcccagttgaacaatttaccaaaaagttaatgagagaccgaccggatctatcggtccatccatcggccattagagaacaaccatatattttccatgattccctatattcagctatgaatgattgtgtatattcaacttcagtttttaggcatgtccatatcatttcatgatgtgaaggaggtttaagcccaggtccaaattgacctatagcctcaatcATTACTTTGAAGCTTTTCGATTTAACGGTGTTGAAAGCAATGCTaatttggtaaaaccacttagcaatatattgaattgtggttttcctatctttttgtttataccagttctctaaagttgtttgagccggcccttcccctttggtcgaccacatcctcggggtgtggtctacaccatctatctatgggcccatgccctcgggctcttttcgatggttgtacttgtggtctagatCGGCTTGTTGAAGTAGGGGGAGTGAGAttagcttcatctacattaactacatttatatcttcatatgcatcttgttccagatattcctcctgacgtagggcactatcgcatttctttcttgattgtttttccatatactccacAATCTCCCTTCGGATTTCTAGAGTAATTTTGttgcatgcttttgcatttgaccccggtaaatgtgcaaggtattgcttgtgccttgcaatgccaccggaactcacatactcacataactcacatactatgtgagtcttttcagtagcactacggtagtgcccatacttccaacccgggtcattcgacttgggcttcaaagaggaagattgggaagaagacattatgatggtggatggtggtgtgtgtattagcactaaaaagtaactagctagctactaactagaaactagaaagtaaactacaaataaaaagaaaactaaagtaaagtaagagactaagaagaagaactaagaagtaagaaagaagtagatctaagagagtaagtaagagtaaagactaaagagcctaaagagatgggacttgggggagagagagagagagagagagagagagagagagagagttacacttagacgcacacacttacacttgtagaaactagaaagggagaagaagagggagagagagagttgagttacacacttacacttgtagaaagggagaagaagagggaaaagaaattgagaaaaagagagagttgagttacacttgtagagagagagagagagagagagagagagagagagatttccacacaaataaaattaaaattacaaatctaaaagaggttcccaactttcaactttcaacttccaaattcttgtctaagttgtctacttgtcttctcttcacctttgccccgtcacttgagtattgatcttgattcttgaattcttgttgtagcttgtacttgtaacttgtaacttgtaagatgtaacttgtaagttgtaacttgtcacTTGTAAGTTGTGCCTtcaaacttgtaagttgtaataaCTAGCAACTAACAactaacaaagtaacaaatcaattaacaaacaaaataataatttaaaaaaatgatagaaagaagttggtagaattagaaacttagaagttagaacttagaaaacttagtagatggagattggagaggagtgaggagtctcttgactcttgaatcttgattcttgaatatggatggtatgatgtatcatgtatcttggattcttgattcttgattcttgtaccctttcttgattcttgattcttgaaaattgaaagaaaagaaaagaaatatggaaatggaatatggatggagaggagtggatgTAGAATGTAGATTGTAGAGTGCTTAGAAGTTGGAATTAGAAATATATAAGAGAGGATGtagtaagagaaatagagaatagagagagagtttgagctttttttgcatgtaggaatgcttagaatgcatatttatagagaaaaaaatccggattttaaaaaaataaggtcAAAAAACGTTCAGACATCTGACCGTTGgccattatgcgatcgcatatgcagtatgcgatcgcatacatcgcatatgctggcacatgtggcatatgcgatcgcatatgtgcagggatcgcatatgccactgccGCATATGCGATCGCCCCACAAATATgctcatatgcgatcgcacatgaccacCGAAACGCTGAATACTTATCTTGAGTCAAAAGAACATCTCTGCATGACCTCATATGAATATTGAATATTTCTCTTTGATAGAATGCAAGTTCTTCCCACAACATACGCAAAGAGGTTTAGAAGAAGTTACACTGCTGTATCACTGCTTCATGAAGGTAATCTGTTGTTTAATTTTATAAATAAGTGCATCACTACCTTTTGAGAGGAGTTCATGTGCGTGATCCCAATTGTGTGTGTGCATCCTATATGCGAACCTGTCTAAGTATGTGTCCCTGctatgaggatcaccttgtgtaGAAAATGAATTCTATCCACACGTCAGGTGAGGCATTCtcgtattttatatatatatatatatatatatatatatatatatatatatatatatatatatatatatcagcggTTTCCATGTTTTTGTATGTCGTGGCCTTTTTGATGAGTGAAATGAGCTGATTGTTCaccaggtgatcctcatggtgaggTCGAGctattcaatggtttggatgtcacACTCACGCAATATTTGAAtcatctccgatattatctttgtCTCCAGCTCAAcgatatcgataacactggtagcgataccgataacgcaattgccaatattttcaactatgtaaattctaagtgtcacttgtattgccaatgcatcgatatcgccaatattttcaactatgtaaattctaggtaatgcttgtatcgacgatatttcaataatattgccaacgtattgatataatcaaatttttttttattagaaaaaatttattttattttatttttcatgggcacatggttgtatgtagtgttcaatttgtcattgataatattgataatagctcgatattatcgatatcgcaacatccTCGATATCGAGACCGCAATCTTTCACTTCCTTtctaattgttgatgatttctttgtgcaatatcatgtgttgttgatattttgtaatatcaatggatgtttgacTGGAAGGTTGGATTATTAAATAggtcggatgggatggttggactgatttcttacaataacacatgcttttaaggcctgacctatgggatggttggactgatttcttacaacaacacatgctttgcTTTTAAGGCCCTTCTAGCAGCCTTTGACTGTCCTGTCCGGTCCAGGTTTTGAAACATTGCTATTAGGTATCCACGCATTCAAAGTATAGCACTCAAGGGCAATTGTTATACTCGTGTTTATGTTTGCCCAGCTGGTCCTGTTTCTTTTAGGTTACTTCTTTATCTTATGCATTTTGGTCTGTGAAATTCTCTTGAAGCACCTGTTATGTCTTAGGTCCAGCGTGAATTCTCTTTGTATTACATGTTTTATACGTCTGCAGAGTTAATCTTTCGAGCACTTGGAGACATTGCCAGAGTGATGAGCTAAATGCTAGTGTATATCTGATGATGTCTGGTTTCTTTATGTGGCACCAACTTAATTAGGGCGCTGGCCTGGGCCCCTTTAGTTTTATTCTTATACCGaaaagagcaaaaaaaaaaaaaaaaaaaaaacttttgtttACTCTTGATACAGTTCAGCAGTCCAAGGAGTCTTCGTTTTGTTATTATTCACTCATTAGTTCTATATATTCTTGATTCATTAGCAGCTTCCTGTAAAATATTGGTAAATTAACTTATTAAATTTCAAAGGATGAAGATACTGGAAGAAATTTCAAGTTGCTGATGAATTTaagaatattattattattattatttttgtgacaTTGTACATCTCCTTTTACTtatatcatcaatatttttatACTTGTTATTTTGATAAATTTCTCTGGATTCTGTATTTTGTTCCATATACTAGAGATCTTGACATTATTCTATCCCTACCTAGACTGACAAATCAATTGTTGTCCTTGTTTTAGTCATTACAACTCCAGAGGCTGGCTGTCTATCATGATTCTGACAGTAATCCTTGGAAGCTGGATAATAATTGGGATGACCTGAGTCCCAAGAAATGGATAGAGGTTAGTCCCTTGCAAGTCTTGAGTCTGTGACATTCTTGTTGTTAAGAATCTTTATGTCAACTAAGTTTATTGTGTGATGACAGTTATTTTGGCATTtgacaaaattttctttttatagatATTTGAAGATGGAATCAATGAATCAGCATCTGATCCTGGATTGGGTTCAGTTTGGGCTCTGAATCGTAAATACTTGGTTTCGCCAATCAATGGAGTACTAAAGTATCATCGTCTTGGAAAGCAAGAAAGGAAGGACGCCGAGATACCTTTTGAAAAGGCATCTCTTGTTCTGAGTGATGTTTCTTTAACTATTTCAGAGGTGCTATCTTTAGTCCTCAACCCATTCCTCACACCTATGGATGGTTTTAATTTTTCACTTGTTCGCTTTTATTACGtcgatgaaaaagaaaaaaatttgcgCTCAACATTTTtccctatctttttttttttttttttgttttgtttttttatttttaaaaatctctcAGGCTCAGTATCATGATGGCATAAAACTTCTCGAAGTCTTTTCAAGATACAGAACACGTGTTGATGTCTCTCACTTAAGACCCGTGGTGACAGTTTTGGAGGATCCATATGCATGGTGGCATTATGCTGCTCAGGCTGGTCTCCAACAGAAAAAGATGTGGTATTTATTTACTTCTTCTATCATTTTAATAAACAAAAGATCATATGGCACTATATGATCAACTTGTCTTTAGTGCAATACTTCTGATATCCTTGCTTTGAAATTTTATTTAGTCAcgagcaatgttgtcaaatggcataagcgaTCTTGTGCGGTCCAAGGGAGCTGTGCGCTTTTGCGATGCCATAATTGCATATGCATTGACacaaccctaaaataatctaaaaattcaagaaaaatgataaaaaaacatATGAAAAATTAAGTAAAGAGACTACTAGTGTCGGGAATTGTTTTTTATAGTTTAATTAGACCAAGTCTATAACAAGTCAACTAACTACTCAAATGAATGCATATACAAAAAAATGCGAAAAACATATAAATTTTATGAATATCAttttaagagagaatgagagcaATACAGTGAGAGATTAAGATATGAGAATATtgtagatagatagagagagagatctaaCCATTGGGAAGTTATGCCATCGCATACTTTGTACGCAATAGCACAGTTGCATAACTATGTCCAAAATGGCGTATGTGATGGTGTAAGGCGCTTCtgcgatcgcatatgacaacattgGTCACGAGAACCTGTCTCTGATTTGATTTGATTAACTTCTAGAGATGGCTTTACTTGTTTCATTTTGAATTTTCATCTGTGTGTTAGGATGGATGTTAATATTTCTATTGCTTGTCGTTGTGTTCATGCTATTTTACAATTCACAAATGTTCATTTGCTTCCTCCTTGTTTCAGCTACTTGTTCTCCTGGGTCAAAATTCGGAATCTTTGTCAGCTCCGCAGACGCTATATTCAACTATATGCAACTTCTCTCCAACAGTTGTCTAAagcagaaaattctgaaattagACATATTGAGAAAGATCTCGATTCTAAAGTAATTCTTTTATGGAGGTGTGTTTGCATTTACTTCTTAACTCATTTTTTTTAGAGTACTTCTGATCAATGTTCCAATTATCGGCGATGTCATCAATAATATTGCCGACAAGGTGTTCCGTTGCGGTAATGGTGGGCGTAATGGTGCCCGCCATTATCAATACCGTTACAGGTGGGCCGATAGCCCCTGTAATGGTCATAAATTTTATTGttccaaaaaaaattgaaaaaatatctATTAAAtccagaaaattttcaatatttcaaatatgcattcatttataattttgaacgtgTTTCTTGTGGTGCAACGGTCCACATTTATATGTTCTACTATCATTAATATATCATATTCAACCATTCAAAcagaaaaagattgaaaaaattgattttcctaatttttaaaaataggatGAAAATAGTCCGTAAATACAAAAAAATGccaaatcaatatttttgctCAAGCCTAGTATATATTTTCCCTAGTATTGGTGATATCGGTGATATTATTGCTGATACTAATGATATTATTTGTGATACCAGGGAGACCCGAAAATTTGTGAGAAAttcctaaaaaatttaaaaaaaaaaatgaattttcatcttttttagGATTGCTTTTGGGAAATTTGTTCTTTAGGTTTATTTCGATCACACATTTTTGTTTATGTTTTATTACTTACAATATATTTGTACGGTATTTGGATGACATAAACTTATTTTGGTTATAAttgcactgttttttttttttcccaatgcaCATGGCTTGGGCTCCTATGAAATGGAAATTTATTATGCATAGTcgttttttgcaatattttgattcTTAAATGTGTGAATATGTGTCTTTTGACATcttctgaagtttcactaaaaagtTCTACTTTTTTCTCAATGTTTCTCCAATGTTTCCCTTAGCGTCATTTTTCTGggtatcgacgataatatcagcGATATAGATGCATATTTCTGTATTCCCAGTCTTTGATACATGCAATGATACTGATACTCTGAACACTGCTTCTGAATCAAGCTGGATCATGTTAGGTTCATGTCCTTACCTGTGCACTGAGCTTTCGGAGATTGTCTTTTCAGGTTGCTTGCACATGCAAAGGTTGAAACTGTAAAATCAAAGGAGGCAGCTCAACAAAAGAGTCATATGAAAAGGAGCTGGTGGTCTTTTGGATGGTTTGTAGGAAGCACAGTGCCCTTTTGTTTCTCCAACTTTGGTTATGATTGAAGTGCTGTGTTGTGGTCAATTGTGTATTTCTTGTCTGCTTATTTGCTGCatgcttcattgatgatttcttcGGCAATCACTGTCCATTTCTTTCGACATACCTATATTTCTTGCACTTTTTTCAGGCGTACTTCTCAAGATCCATTAACCGTGAATGATTCTGAGGAATCACAGTTGGGAGAAGAAAGATTAACTAAAGAAGAATGGCATGCTATCAATAAAATATTGAGTTACCAGCCTGATGAGGAAACGACTTTTCTCTCAGGAAAGGATATGCAAAATATGATACAGTTCTTGGTAAATGTCTCTATCCAGCAGGCTGCTACTAGGATCATCAGTATCAATCAGACAGAGATTCTCTGTGGTAGATTTGAACAGCTTCAAGTCAGCACTAAGTTCTATCATAGGAgcacccattgtgatgtgtcaTTGAGGTTCTATGGCTTATCTGCTCCTGAAGGATCGCTGGCAGAGGTTTGCTTTTTCGTTATTTGGATGTTTCCGCTTGTGTTGTTTTCTGGATGCTCATTTCCATTATATACATGTTACATGATTTGTATTGCAGAGTGTCAGCAGTGAGACAAAGGTGAATGCGTTAGCTGCTAATTTTGTACACTCACCAATTGGAGATGATGTGGATTGGCGGCTTTCAGCAACAATTGCTCCATGCCATGTCACGGTGCTGTTTGTGCACTCTCTCACCTTTTAATTTGTAGAATATGATTTGTAGAATATGAATCAATCACAAAATAATCTGGATGATAATTGTGGAAACTCTTTGCATCCATGAATGATGTACTCATTCTCTTCATATCCTTCTTATTGCACAACTATGAACCTTTTAGGAGTTTAAATTGTGGAAACTCCTTGCATCCATGAATGATGTACTCATTTGTCTTGTTTTTATCACCAGAAATTTTCAGTCTGTTGATCgagtgatcttgcattcattcTAATGATGAATTGCATGTGTAAACCTCTGCTTGCTTTTGTTTGTATTCTGTTATTGATGTCTTGCCTATTCCAATAACCTTAACTTGTTTCCGATGTTAATATATTGCTAACTATTATGTATGGAGAATGCACCCACTCTCTCTAGTTGTTAGGTGAGACTTGAGAGAGTTCTGATCTTCATGATATTAGAGGCCAACTTGGGCGTGGGTCCTAAAAGGTGTACATCTAAAAGTTTAACCTGTCTTtgtgtccattttttttttctcttcatatcCTTCTTATTGCATAACTATGAACCTCATTGGATTGGTCATAAACTTAACCACACCAAACCAAACCACACAAACCTAAACCTCACCACCTGTAATCCCTCATTCATATGCTATTCAAAATCCTAAATCACTCCAAACCACTAAATGCAGTCATTCATTCCAAAACCCACTTGCAACACTTGAGGTCCTGTCAAACAACCCTAAACCCTTATCACATCACTTCCAAAtcccaattattattattatttttaactttAAACCCTAATCCTTTGTCCGCTAATACCCATTAGACCCAATCACTCCCATTCCTAATCAGTCCTTAGGATTTAGTAGTCGCTTATCAGTCCTGTTCCGATTTGCCTGATGTAGGACGCATGCATGTGGATAAACGGTGAAGTGAGATCAATCaacaaattaaattaaataatcaaaatcacaaatcatGCCA containing:
- the LOC131239769 gene encoding uncharacterized protein LOC131239769, with product MLEDICRLFINVIARARRIPVFMYKHALLLSRMRKHIRGNLLRPAVSHFVTAFLTLQKLHVKKSELKSFVVSADFTSGPWSKKAEGKRVQQTILSQSFWTQVVKVLKSSEPLLTVLRLVDGDEKPAMGYIYDAMERANNKIMNHFNYRDCDYRPILDIIDRRWGSQMSSPLYSAAYILNPACLFTSADPAKALTMHMVGFIDVLERMIPDRGEQDKISTLLDFYTKSEGIFSRDIVIRHRTMKLPTDWWAAYRVDPNKKDPALKKLAMKILGLTCSANG